A window of the Dyadobacter pollutisoli genome harbors these coding sequences:
- a CDS encoding 2'-5' RNA ligase family protein — translation MDQYSLAIMPSPEISQQLADLKQSYKTAIGKSYGSANAEAHISLDGFEAEEENYPFILAEYQRIVSGLTPFEITFSGFGDFDRANFSAFYIKPTDGSSQAIRDRTEVVMKTFDKKLKKQYIRKWADESKNPHMSIGRRLTREWIALAYTVFDGFEASFHCNAFVIRKFNEKRRQYDVVDLLPLLGDSAPPVQLDLFQP, via the coding sequence GTGGACCAATATTCACTAGCTATTATGCCAAGCCCGGAAATCTCGCAGCAGCTGGCGGACTTGAAGCAATCATATAAGACAGCCATCGGCAAAAGCTACGGCAGCGCCAATGCGGAAGCACATATTTCGCTCGACGGATTTGAGGCGGAGGAAGAAAACTATCCATTCATTTTAGCTGAATACCAGCGAATCGTTTCCGGGTTAACGCCATTTGAGATCACATTCTCAGGTTTTGGTGACTTTGACAGGGCCAACTTTTCCGCATTTTACATTAAACCAACTGACGGATCCAGCCAGGCGATCCGAGATCGGACGGAGGTTGTAATGAAGACATTTGACAAAAAGCTGAAAAAGCAATATATCCGAAAGTGGGCCGACGAATCTAAAAACCCGCATATGTCTATCGGCAGGCGACTGACGCGGGAGTGGATTGCACTGGCCTACACCGTTTTTGACGGTTTTGAGGCCAGTTTTCATTGCAACGCTTTTGTGATCCGGAAATTCAACGAGAAGCGCCGCCAGTATGATGTGGTAGACTTACTTCCGTTACTTGGAGACAGTGCTCCGCCTGTTCAGCTGGATTTGTTTCAGCCTTAA